Proteins encoded within one genomic window of Gemmatimonadales bacterium:
- a CDS encoding mechanosensitive ion channel family protein has product MVRKVLQLAVLLLLGWAGSGLVRLVARRIELAADDGDPTVLSAGEKRGQTIAQLVRSVGRAVIILAVFLSSLNLFIDIRPLLAGVGILSLAVSFGAQSLVKDLISGFFILLENQFVVGDGVRIGEHSGTVEQVSLRAVRIRDLHGALHIIPNGSIPWVVNTSRGWSRAVVDVPVSYGTDVDHALAVVRDELVKFQVDPAWKARFDGGSEVVGIDRFGDNGVVIRTLIRTIPGQQGPAFREFSRRLKLRLDAEGIQIPAAQRTILMQPPPPPGNPPPSHAAPLGEG; this is encoded by the coding sequence ATGGTCCGCAAGGTCCTGCAACTCGCGGTGCTGCTGCTGCTCGGCTGGGCCGGCTCCGGCCTGGTGCGCCTGGTGGCCCGTCGGATCGAGCTCGCGGCCGACGATGGCGACCCAACCGTGCTGTCAGCCGGGGAGAAGCGCGGGCAGACCATTGCCCAGCTGGTCCGCAGTGTCGGGCGAGCGGTCATCATCCTGGCCGTCTTCTTGTCGAGCCTCAACCTCTTTATCGATATCCGACCCCTCCTGGCGGGCGTCGGGATTCTCAGCCTTGCGGTGTCGTTCGGTGCGCAGAGCCTCGTCAAGGATCTGATCTCCGGCTTCTTCATCCTGCTCGAGAATCAGTTCGTCGTCGGCGACGGAGTGCGCATCGGCGAGCACAGCGGCACCGTCGAGCAGGTCTCGCTGCGGGCCGTTCGGATCCGAGATTTGCACGGAGCCCTCCATATCATTCCGAATGGTTCGATTCCCTGGGTCGTCAACACCAGCCGAGGCTGGTCACGAGCCGTGGTCGACGTCCCGGTCAGCTATGGCACCGACGTCGATCACGCCTTGGCGGTGGTCCGGGACGAGCTGGTCAAGTTTCAGGTTGATCCGGCTTGGAAGGCCCGCTTTGATGGCGGTTCGGAGGTGGTGGGCATCGATCGTTTTGGCGACAATGGCGTCGTGATTCGCACGCTGATTCGAACGATTCCGGGGCAGCAGGGGCCGGCCTTCCGCGAGTTCTCGCGCCGTCTCAAACTGCGGCTGGACGCCGAGGGCATTCAGATTCCGGCCGCGCAGCGGACCATCCTGATGCAGCCGCCACCCCCTCCGGGAAACCCGCCGCCGAGTCACGCCGCCCCGCTCGGCGAGGGGTAA
- the cysS gene encoding cysteine--tRNA ligase — MGLSLFNTLTRRIEPFVPGAPPRVTLYSCGPTVYNYAHIGNFRTFLFVDLLRRWLEASGYQVFHIMNLTDVDDKIIRVAGEQGVGIDQLVAPYVTAFYEDRDYLRIVPAHAYPRATAFVPSMIRLVSGLLRNGTAYRGEDGSVYFGIDRFPAYGRLSQLDRRELKTGASGRITSDEYTKDNAQDFVLWKAAKPEDEKVGAAWDAPFGRGRPGWHLECSAMALELVSHRYGEQVLDIHTGGVDLIFPHHEDEIAQSCAYTGEDLFARYWLHGEFLNVRGAKMSKRFGNITTPRDLREDGVEAAAIRLLIYQTHYRQQLDLTDDALAAAREGARRLGEFADRLERAGQGKGGADSPWAEPSRALEAGLTAALDDDLNAPEAVGCVFEFVREANRLLDDGVAPTAAARQAWDLVDRVLAVAHRAQARAEIPASATDDDETLLEPTGPSGIEGRLRWATRWAVRRRIAKGAKDFAEADRIRQLLTAERFEIRDRRDGSAELIDRGSGA, encoded by the coding sequence GTGGGGCTGTCACTTTTCAATACGTTGACTCGTCGAATCGAGCCGTTCGTGCCAGGGGCGCCACCTCGGGTCACGCTCTATTCCTGCGGGCCTACCGTCTATAACTACGCTCACATCGGGAACTTCCGGACCTTTCTGTTCGTCGACCTGCTCAGGCGCTGGCTCGAGGCCAGCGGGTACCAGGTCTTTCACATCATGAATCTCACCGATGTGGACGACAAGATCATCCGAGTGGCCGGCGAACAGGGGGTGGGCATCGATCAACTGGTCGCCCCCTATGTGACGGCCTTTTATGAGGACCGGGACTACCTGCGCATCGTTCCGGCCCATGCCTACCCGCGCGCGACGGCCTTCGTGCCGTCGATGATCCGGCTGGTGTCCGGTCTGCTGCGCAACGGGACGGCCTATCGAGGGGAGGATGGGTCGGTCTATTTCGGGATCGACCGCTTTCCGGCATACGGTCGGCTGTCGCAGCTCGACCGCCGCGAGTTGAAGACCGGGGCGAGCGGTCGGATTACCTCCGACGAGTACACCAAGGACAACGCCCAGGACTTCGTGCTCTGGAAGGCGGCCAAGCCGGAGGACGAGAAGGTCGGCGCCGCCTGGGATGCGCCGTTTGGTCGCGGCCGCCCCGGGTGGCACCTCGAGTGTTCGGCCATGGCGCTCGAGCTGGTGAGCCACCGCTACGGCGAACAGGTGCTCGACATTCATACCGGCGGAGTCGACCTGATCTTTCCTCACCACGAGGATGAAATTGCCCAGAGCTGCGCCTATACCGGCGAGGATCTGTTTGCCCGGTACTGGCTCCACGGTGAGTTTCTCAACGTTCGTGGCGCCAAGATGTCGAAGCGGTTCGGCAACATTACGACGCCCCGAGATCTGCGCGAAGACGGGGTCGAAGCGGCAGCCATCCGTCTCCTCATCTATCAGACCCACTATCGCCAGCAGCTCGACCTGACTGATGATGCGCTGGCGGCGGCGCGGGAAGGCGCTCGGCGTCTCGGTGAGTTTGCCGATCGCCTGGAGCGGGCCGGCCAAGGGAAGGGCGGAGCCGACTCGCCCTGGGCCGAGCCCAGCCGGGCGCTCGAAGCGGGTCTGACGGCGGCACTCGACGACGACCTTAACGCCCCCGAGGCAGTCGGCTGTGTCTTCGAGTTTGTGCGCGAAGCCAATCGGCTGCTCGATGACGGAGTGGCACCGACGGCGGCAGCCCGGCAGGCCTGGGATCTCGTCGACCGGGTCCTGGCGGTTGCCCATCGGGCTCAGGCGCGGGCGGAGATCCCGGCGTCGGCCACTGATGACGACGAGACCCTCTTGGAGCCGACGGGTCCCAGCGGCATCGAGGGCCGACTTCGCTGGGCAACCCGCTGGGCGGTACGGCGCCGGATAGCCAAGGGGGCCAAGGATTTCGCCGAGGCGGACCGGATTCGCCAGCTCCTGACAGCCGAGCGGTTCGAGATCCGGGATCGGCGCGACGGCAGCGCGGAACTGATCGACCGGGGCTCGGGAGCCTGA